The proteins below come from a single Triticum aestivum cultivar Chinese Spring chromosome 5D, IWGSC CS RefSeq v2.1, whole genome shotgun sequence genomic window:
- the LOC123123982 gene encoding ubiquitin-conjugating enzyme E2-23 kDa-like isoform X1, translating to MSSPSKRREMDLMKLSVLLPFGLWVHPSIHSLSLVRIVDSCLILACFSCRMMSDYKVDMINDGMQEFFVHFHGPKDSIYQGGVWKVRVELTEAYPYKSPSIGFTNKIYHPNVDEMSGSVCLDVINQTWSPMFDLVNIFEVFLPQLLLYPNPSDPLNGEAASLMMRDKNAYENKVKEYCERYAKPEDISPEEEEEEEESDEELSDAEGYDSGDEAIMGHADP from the exons aTGTCTTCCCCAAGCAAGCGCAGGGAGATGGATCTGATGAAGTTGTCAGTCCTCCTCCCCTTTGGCCTTTGGGTGCATCCATCCATTCATTCCTTGTCTCTTGTGAGGATTGTTGATTCATGTTTAATACTAGCTTGCTTCTCTTGTAGGATGATGAGCGATTACAAGGTGGATATGATCAACGACGGGATGCAGGAGTTCTTCGTCCACTTCCACGGACCCAAAGACa GTATTTACCAGGGTGGTGTGTGGAAGGTGAGGGTTGAACTCACAGAAGCTTACCCCTACAAATCCCCTTCCATTGGCTTCACCAACAAGATCTATCACCCCAATGTCGATGAGAT GTCCGGTTCTGTCTGCTTGGATGTGATCAACCAGACCTGGAGCCCAATGTTCG accTTGTGAATATCTTTGAGGTGTTCCTGCCCCAGCTTCTCCTGTACCCGAACCCCTCGGACCCCTTGAACGGCGAGGCGGCATCGCTGATGATGCGCGACAAGAATGCCTATGAAAATAAAGTCAAAG AATATTGTGAGAGATATGCCAAGCCTGAAGACATAtccccggaggaggaggaggaggaagaggagagcgaCGAGGAGCTGAGCGACGCCGAGGGCTACGACTCCGGCGACGAGGCCATCATGGGCCACGCAGACCCTTAA
- the LOC123123982 gene encoding ubiquitin-conjugating enzyme E2-23 kDa-like isoform X2 codes for MSSPSKRREMDLMKLMMSDYKVDMINDGMQEFFVHFHGPKDSIYQGGVWKVRVELTEAYPYKSPSIGFTNKIYHPNVDEMSGSVCLDVINQTWSPMFDLVNIFEVFLPQLLLYPNPSDPLNGEAASLMMRDKNAYENKVKEYCERYAKPEDISPEEEEEEEESDEELSDAEGYDSGDEAIMGHADP; via the exons aTGTCTTCCCCAAGCAAGCGCAGGGAGATGGATCTGATGAAGTT GATGATGAGCGATTACAAGGTGGATATGATCAACGACGGGATGCAGGAGTTCTTCGTCCACTTCCACGGACCCAAAGACa GTATTTACCAGGGTGGTGTGTGGAAGGTGAGGGTTGAACTCACAGAAGCTTACCCCTACAAATCCCCTTCCATTGGCTTCACCAACAAGATCTATCACCCCAATGTCGATGAGAT GTCCGGTTCTGTCTGCTTGGATGTGATCAACCAGACCTGGAGCCCAATGTTCG accTTGTGAATATCTTTGAGGTGTTCCTGCCCCAGCTTCTCCTGTACCCGAACCCCTCGGACCCCTTGAACGGCGAGGCGGCATCGCTGATGATGCGCGACAAGAATGCCTATGAAAATAAAGTCAAAG AATATTGTGAGAGATATGCCAAGCCTGAAGACATAtccccggaggaggaggaggaggaagaggagagcgaCGAGGAGCTGAGCGACGCCGAGGGCTACGACTCCGGCGACGAGGCCATCATGGGCCACGCAGACCCTTAA